One window of the Streptomyces sp. TS71-3 genome contains the following:
- a CDS encoding phosphotransferase enzyme family protein produces MTTDVLPALTAKVRRAVHPGAAACACTEPGAVLADRADGTVVRHGDVVAKAHAPDTDAAQLSLRMAAAAHPALEGVLLAPLRPDAEAFRGRLVSLWPHGSPVRPDTAPEAVPWAEAGALLARLHRVEPSQLPFPLPLMRGPAKAVRGVNRMLAAGPHPGAAPVLRAWRMLPAWARDEAPMPYPWRLCHGDLHIGQLVRRPEDGGPWRLIDVDDLGLGVPAWDLARPAAWFAAGVVGPADWAAFLAAYRASGGPAVPAVEDPWPALDVPARALSVQMAALAVSRAVAASRALDEVEQAMVDACARMSDVPVVTQEPIGPPGKKTRAMPGEGEKGAAK; encoded by the coding sequence GTGACCACAGACGTGCTGCCCGCGCTGACGGCGAAGGTGCGCAGGGCGGTGCACCCTGGTGCCGCCGCGTGCGCCTGCACCGAGCCCGGGGCCGTGCTCGCCGACCGCGCCGACGGCACCGTCGTCCGCCACGGCGATGTCGTGGCCAAGGCACACGCCCCGGACACCGACGCCGCGCAGCTCTCCCTGCGGATGGCGGCGGCCGCCCACCCCGCGCTGGAGGGCGTCTTGCTTGCGCCGCTGCGCCCGGACGCCGAGGCCTTCCGGGGCCGTCTCGTCAGCCTGTGGCCGCACGGGTCGCCGGTAAGGCCCGACACCGCTCCCGAGGCCGTGCCCTGGGCGGAGGCCGGGGCCCTCCTCGCCCGCCTGCACCGGGTGGAACCCTCGCAGTTGCCGTTCCCGCTGCCGCTGATGCGGGGGCCCGCGAAGGCCGTGCGCGGCGTGAACCGGATGCTGGCGGCGGGCCCGCACCCGGGTGCCGCGCCGGTGCTGCGTGCCTGGCGGATGCTCCCCGCCTGGGCCCGGGACGAGGCCCCCATGCCGTACCCGTGGCGGTTGTGCCACGGGGATCTGCACATCGGCCAGTTGGTGCGCCGCCCGGAGGACGGCGGACCGTGGCGGCTGATCGACGTGGACGACCTCGGCCTGGGCGTGCCCGCCTGGGACCTGGCCAGGCCGGCCGCGTGGTTCGCCGCCGGGGTGGTGGGCCCTGCCGACTGGGCGGCGTTCCTGGCCGCCTACCGGGCGTCCGGAGGCCCCGCCGTGCCCGCGGTGGAGGATCCCTGGCCGGCGCTGGACGTGCCCGCACGCGCCCTCAGCGTCCAGATGGCGGCCCTGGCGGTGTCGAGGGCCGTGGCCGCCTCCCGCGCCCTGGACGAGGTGGAGCAGGCCATGGTCGACGCCTGTGCGCGGATGTCGGATGTACCGGTGGTGACGCAGGAGCCGATAGGTCCGCCGGGGAAAAAGACACGAGCGATGCCGGGGGAGGGGGAGAAGGGCGCCGCCAAGTAG
- a CDS encoding GNAT family N-acetyltransferase, which yields MTTTLRPTEPLRHGADGGLSRHYQVCVNSRPVGALHLATHPEFGPRTAVIRDLRIAEPDRGRGRGAVAALAAEEVARAWGCTRIETIASATADAALGLAAALGYQERGRRMDKTLDGTRPALPEGSTARPMTDDEYGPWLEYRKRAYADTWIRQGVPEAEARAKSEADHARELPRGLATEGVSVTILEHAGKPVGTLWAARRGESAFVLSVEVDDAHRGRGHGRSLMLAAEDQARSAGFGTIGLFVFAGNTPAIRLYESLGYRTENLGLYKQLV from the coding sequence GTGACCACCACCCTGCGGCCGACCGAGCCGCTGCGACACGGCGCCGACGGAGGGTTGTCGCGCCACTACCAGGTGTGCGTGAACAGCCGCCCCGTGGGTGCCCTGCACCTTGCGACCCATCCGGAGTTCGGCCCCCGGACCGCCGTCATACGCGACCTCCGCATAGCGGAGCCCGACCGTGGCCGCGGCCGGGGCGCCGTCGCCGCGCTCGCCGCGGAGGAGGTGGCCCGGGCCTGGGGCTGCACCCGGATCGAGACGATCGCCTCCGCCACCGCCGACGCGGCTCTCGGCCTCGCGGCCGCGCTCGGCTACCAGGAACGCGGCCGCCGCATGGACAAGACACTGGACGGGACGCGGCCGGCCCTTCCGGAGGGCAGCACGGCCAGGCCCATGACCGACGACGAGTACGGCCCCTGGCTCGAGTACCGCAAGCGCGCCTACGCGGACACCTGGATCCGGCAGGGCGTTCCGGAGGCCGAGGCGCGTGCCAAGTCGGAGGCCGACCACGCCCGCGAGCTGCCGCGGGGCCTGGCCACGGAGGGCGTCTCGGTGACGATCCTGGAGCACGCCGGGAAGCCGGTCGGCACGCTCTGGGCCGCCCGCAGGGGCGAGTCCGCGTTCGTGCTGAGCGTGGAGGTGGACGACGCGCACCGCGGCCGGGGCCACGGCCGCTCCCTGATGCTCGCCGCCGAGGACCAGGCGCGGTCCGCCGGGTTCGGGACCATCGGCCTCTTCGTGTTCGCGGGCAACACTCCGGCCATCAGGCTGTACGAGTCGCTCGGGTACCGGACGGAGAACCTCGGCCTGTACAAGCAACTGGTCTAG
- a CDS encoding SsgA family sporulation/cell division regulator, translating into MNTTVSCELHLRLVVSSESSLPVPAGLRYDTADPYAVHATFHTGAEETVEWVFARDLLAEGLHRPTGTGDVRVWPSRSHGQGVVCIALSSPEGEALLEAPARALESFLKRTDAAVPPGTEHRHFDLDTELSHILAES; encoded by the coding sequence ATGAACACCACGGTCAGCTGCGAGCTGCACCTGCGCCTCGTTGTGTCGAGCGAGTCCTCACTGCCTGTCCCCGCGGGACTGCGGTATGACACGGCCGACCCGTATGCCGTGCACGCCACCTTCCACACCGGAGCCGAGGAGACCGTCGAGTGGGTGTTCGCCCGCGACCTCCTCGCCGAGGGTCTGCACAGGCCGACCGGCACGGGAGACGTCCGCGTCTGGCCGTCCCGCAGCCACGGTCAGGGCGTCGTCTGCATCGCCCTGAGCTCGCCTGAGGGCGAGGCCCTGCTCGAGGCCCCGGCGCGAGCCCTGGAGTCGTTTCTGAAGCGAACGGACGCCGCCGTGCCACCAGGCACGGAGCACCGCCATTTCGACCTGGACACGGAGCTGTCCCACATCCTGGCCGAGAGCTAG
- a CDS encoding aminotransferase class IV, with amino-acid sequence MKIWLDGALQDIASARVSVFDHGLTVGDGIFETVKSVEGRPFALNRHLDRLGRSARGLGLPEPDRDEVRRACTAVLDANPMPLGRLRITYTGGLSPLGSDRGDQGPTLVVAVGETTRRPDSTATITVPWTRNERGALAGLKTTSYAENVVALARAHEQGASEALFANTADRLCEGTGTNVFVVLDGEVHTPPLASGCLAGITRALVVDWAGVRETDLPFEVLKEADEVFVTSSLRDIQAVHRVDDRELPGAPGPVTAKAMRLFEERAGADLEP; translated from the coding sequence GTGAAGATCTGGCTCGACGGCGCGCTCCAGGACATCGCCTCCGCCCGTGTCTCCGTGTTCGACCACGGGCTGACCGTCGGTGACGGCATCTTCGAGACCGTGAAGTCCGTCGAAGGGCGGCCCTTCGCGCTGAACCGGCACCTCGACCGGCTCGGGCGCTCCGCGCGCGGCCTCGGCCTGCCGGAGCCCGACCGGGACGAGGTGCGGCGCGCCTGCACCGCCGTCCTCGACGCCAACCCCATGCCGCTGGGCAGGCTCCGCATCACCTACACCGGCGGGCTCTCGCCCCTCGGCTCGGACCGCGGCGACCAGGGCCCGACCCTCGTCGTCGCCGTCGGCGAGACCACCCGGCGCCCCGACTCCACGGCGACGATCACGGTCCCGTGGACGCGCAACGAGCGCGGCGCCCTCGCCGGCCTGAAGACCACCTCGTACGCCGAGAACGTGGTCGCACTCGCCCGCGCCCACGAGCAGGGCGCGTCCGAGGCGCTGTTCGCCAACACGGCCGACCGGCTGTGCGAGGGCACCGGGACCAACGTGTTCGTGGTCCTCGACGGGGAGGTCCACACGCCGCCGCTCGCGTCCGGATGCCTGGCCGGCATCACGAGGGCGCTGGTCGTCGACTGGGCCGGCGTGCGCGAGACGGACCTGCCCTTCGAGGTGCTGAAGGAGGCCGACGAGGTCTTCGTGACGTCGTCTCTCCGTGACATCCAGGCCGTGCACCGCGTCGACGACCGCGAACTGCCGGGCGCACCGGGCCCCGTCACGGCCAAGGCGATGCGGCTGTTCGAGGAGCGCGCCGGGGCCGACCTCGAACCGTGA
- a CDS encoding zf-TFIIB domain-containing protein: protein MQCPKCHAPMNTYNRNGIQIEQCSGCRGIFLDYGELEALTRLESQWVQPAPPPQAYPAAPAPAWGHQGGHGGHYGHHGHHGHNRGFAHLLFSS from the coding sequence ATGCAGTGCCCTAAGTGCCATGCCCCGATGAACACGTACAACCGCAACGGCATCCAGATCGAGCAGTGCAGCGGATGCCGCGGGATCTTCCTCGACTACGGCGAGCTGGAGGCACTGACCCGCTTGGAGTCCCAGTGGGTGCAGCCGGCCCCGCCGCCCCAGGCGTATCCGGCGGCTCCGGCGCCGGCCTGGGGCCACCAGGGCGGCCACGGCGGCCACTACGGTCACCACGGCCACCACGGTCACAACCGGGGCTTCGCGCACCTGCTCTTCTCGTCCTGA
- a CDS encoding DUF4365 domain-containing protein — translation MTLAQPEQGGLSPADGRPPGTAPPVQRGSLAVTACMETLQVGYLHAVAAAAGCSLSQPFPDNGIDWHVSHSAPGHTVDDEVTIKVQLKCTYQIPPVPPAPRPAEKGRSTPRRRGDTFSFTLDNDHLAKLARAPVAVHKILVVMLVPRSQEDWLRAGHDRLDLRHCCYWVNLAGHPITGRRRTTVRIPTSRIFDDRALCEIMTRVGRGGTP, via the coding sequence ATGACCCTCGCGCAGCCCGAACAAGGCGGGCTGTCCCCCGCAGACGGGCGGCCGCCCGGTACGGCCCCGCCCGTGCAGCGCGGCAGCCTCGCCGTCACCGCCTGCATGGAGACGTTGCAGGTGGGCTATCTGCACGCGGTCGCCGCCGCGGCGGGTTGCTCCCTCTCGCAGCCGTTTCCCGACAACGGCATCGACTGGCACGTCAGCCACAGCGCGCCGGGACACACGGTCGACGACGAAGTCACCATCAAGGTGCAGCTCAAGTGCACCTACCAGATCCCGCCCGTTCCGCCGGCTCCGCGCCCGGCGGAGAAGGGGCGCAGCACGCCCCGCCGGAGGGGGGACACCTTCTCGTTCACCCTGGACAACGACCACCTGGCGAAGCTCGCCCGCGCCCCCGTCGCCGTGCACAAGATTCTCGTGGTGATGCTCGTGCCGCGGTCGCAGGAGGACTGGCTGCGCGCCGGCCACGACCGGCTCGACCTGCGGCACTGCTGCTACTGGGTCAACCTCGCCGGGCACCCGATCACGGGCCGGCGCAGGACGACCGTGCGGATTCCGACTTCACGCATCTTCGACGACCGAGCGCTCTGCGAGATAATGACGCGGGTCGGAAGGGGAGGCACACCGTGA
- a CDS encoding SRPBCC family protein, with translation MDWCHYRFRSLWRLPAKPAEVYQVLERAHEYPAWWPQVREVTRLDERTGTVRFRSLLPYDLVVTARESKRDPVAGLLEIAMTGDLDGWARWTLVAAPDATGTHALYEQEVEVCKPLMRRFAVPCRPAFRFNHALMMRGGRLGLLGLLETV, from the coding sequence ATGGACTGGTGCCACTACCGATTCCGCAGCCTCTGGCGGCTGCCCGCCAAGCCCGCCGAGGTGTACCAGGTACTGGAGCGCGCGCACGAGTACCCCGCCTGGTGGCCCCAGGTCCGCGAGGTGACACGGCTCGACGAGCGCACCGGCACCGTACGCTTCCGCTCCCTGCTGCCGTACGACCTCGTGGTCACCGCCCGTGAAAGCAAGCGTGACCCGGTCGCCGGGCTCCTGGAGATCGCGATGACCGGCGACCTGGACGGCTGGGCGCGCTGGACCCTCGTCGCCGCCCCCGACGCCACCGGCACGCACGCGCTGTACGAGCAGGAGGTCGAGGTGTGCAAGCCACTGATGCGCCGGTTCGCCGTGCCCTGCCGGCCCGCCTTCCGCTTCAACCACGCCCTGATGATGCGCGGCGGGCGGCTCGGGCTGCTCGGCCTCCTGGAAACGGTTTGA
- a CDS encoding 3'-5' exonuclease translates to MTCWYEGPLAAFDTETTGVDVETDRIVSAAVVVQDAPGAKPRVVRWLVNPGVPVPEGATAVHGLTQSHLESEGRWPAPVMEEIGREVAGHNAAGRPLVVMNAPFDLTLLDRELRRHRASSLAAYLAGAPLCVLDPRVLDKHLDRYRKGRRTLTDLCAHYGVELSDAHDAAADAIAAMDVVRAVGQRFAARLERLTPPELHTLQATWHAAQARGLQAWFAHNGSPEAVDPSWPLRPELSAAA, encoded by the coding sequence ATGACCTGCTGGTATGAGGGACCTCTGGCCGCTTTCGACACCGAGACCACGGGCGTCGACGTGGAGACCGACCGGATCGTGTCGGCCGCCGTCGTCGTCCAGGACGCCCCGGGGGCGAAGCCGCGCGTCGTGCGCTGGCTGGTGAACCCGGGCGTGCCGGTGCCGGAGGGGGCCACGGCCGTACACGGTCTGACACAGAGCCACCTGGAGAGCGAGGGCCGCTGGCCCGCGCCCGTGATGGAGGAGATAGGCAGGGAGGTCGCGGGGCACAACGCCGCGGGGCGTCCTCTGGTCGTGATGAACGCGCCGTTCGACCTGACACTGCTCGACCGCGAGCTGCGCAGGCACCGAGCGTCGTCCCTGGCGGCCTACCTGGCGGGCGCGCCGCTGTGCGTGCTGGATCCGCGGGTGCTCGACAAGCACCTGGACCGCTACCGCAAGGGCCGCCGCACCCTGACCGATCTGTGCGCGCACTACGGGGTGGAGCTGTCCGACGCGCATGACGCGGCGGCGGACGCGATCGCCGCGATGGATGTGGTGCGTGCGGTGGGCCAGCGCTTCGCGGCCCGCCTGGAGCGGCTCACTCCGCCCGAGCTGCACACCCTGCAGGCGACCTGGCACGCGGCCCAGGCCCGTGGCCTGCAGGCGTGGTTCGCGCACAACGGCTCCCCCGAGGCGGTCGACCCGTCCTGGCCCCTGCGCCCCGAACTCTCCGCGGCCGCCTGA
- a CDS encoding TIGR02611 family protein, with the protein MNTGSDEFRSGSTMAEEPPDRGLGSRAPKFIKESRTLHLSWRVGVFVVGLAVVCGGVVLLPLPGPGWLVIFAGVGIWAHEFVWAQLVLRWVKRKVMGATRRALAPEVRRRNTILTCVVLIAAAAGAAVYVWKLGWTLPWNAAG; encoded by the coding sequence ATGAATACGGGGAGTGACGAATTCCGGTCGGGTTCGACCATGGCAGAAGAGCCGCCGGATCGTGGCCTCGGGTCGCGGGCGCCCAAATTCATCAAGGAGAGCCGGACCCTCCACCTGAGCTGGCGGGTGGGCGTCTTCGTCGTGGGCCTGGCCGTGGTCTGCGGCGGGGTGGTCCTGCTCCCGCTGCCGGGGCCGGGCTGGCTCGTGATCTTCGCCGGGGTGGGGATCTGGGCGCACGAGTTCGTCTGGGCGCAGCTCGTGCTGCGCTGGGTCAAACGCAAGGTCATGGGGGCCACGCGGCGGGCGCTCGCCCCCGAGGTGCGGCGCCGGAACACCATCCTGACCTGCGTCGTGCTGATCGCCGCCGCCGCGGGCGCGGCCGTGTACGTCTGGAAGCTCGGCTGGACGCTGCCGTGGAACGCGGCAGGCTGA
- a CDS encoding CGNR zinc finger domain-containing protein: MLITHDTRCALDAVVDLVNSAPDADAADGLADVDALRTFVDQHNFSDVGTLTERDLAAVRAARTRFTEVFATHDARTAAKLINELLAGAGTTPQLTDHDGFDWHVHYFAPGASVADHMAADCGMALAFFVVAGEQERLRRCAAPDCRNAFVDLSRNRSRRYCDSRTCGNRLHVAAYRARRKEATG; the protein is encoded by the coding sequence GTGCTGATTACCCACGACACCCGGTGTGCACTTGACGCCGTTGTCGATCTGGTGAACTCCGCACCGGACGCAGACGCCGCCGACGGACTCGCGGATGTGGACGCCCTGCGCACGTTCGTGGACCAGCACAACTTCAGCGACGTGGGTACGCTCACGGAGCGTGACCTCGCGGCCGTGCGTGCGGCACGCACCCGGTTCACGGAGGTCTTCGCGACGCACGACGCCAGGACCGCCGCCAAGCTGATCAACGAACTGCTCGCGGGCGCGGGCACGACGCCGCAGCTCACGGACCACGACGGCTTCGACTGGCACGTGCACTACTTCGCCCCGGGCGCGTCCGTCGCGGATCACATGGCGGCGGACTGCGGCATGGCTCTCGCGTTCTTCGTGGTCGCCGGAGAGCAGGAGCGGCTGCGCCGCTGTGCGGCCCCGGACTGCCGGAACGCGTTCGTGGACCTCTCGCGCAACCGGTCCCGCCGGTACTGCGACAGCCGCACCTGCGGCAACCGCCTGCATGTCGCCGCCTACCGTGCGCGGCGCAAGGAGGCCACCGGCTGA
- a CDS encoding SCO7613 C-terminal domain-containing membrane protein, translating into MADIPPPAEELRILDRELRQLDYRRAVLTARRAWLVDVLAGAAAQAPPRGPDAGSAQADPAASGAVPPDPAGRLLPPVPPAQGVPPAPAAPPVAAGGGAARPDASPVRVQNVLLVLGGVLLAIAAIAFTLLGWGHLGIAGRSAALAAVTAAALGVPVALIARGLRSTAEAVAGLALALTVLDAYALHQVALPDAGGTGYAAAAAAVLAAGWGAYGLALRVLRVPPAAAVAGAQLPLLLWAVGAGGGVRTITAVLLVTAGLDAVLAARLGPAAARRMPRWAAVAVAVTGCCATGGVGLPAALWLSWQAASPWDAVRAGGLLALGAAVALWAAWRLPRAAAALGAALVGGVALVAAGDGVLRTVLPGAWTVPGYMVCGVVVLAGAWAVRAGAPGPVVRGLTRAGLGVQGLGVLWALPVAVAALLGPLGLTDGVWSGAPAHIGFAVGGGGSHVSHVFSGYGFSPVPHLLVPHPRVAVLVLALAAGTIATVRRQRNGGARRAGAAGWSAGLAWGALLALPVAFELPYGAVVAAALLLTAATLAVAVRAPHPVVAAVATALAGPTSAWAACLALPSETATLVAFCLLTALFAAGAAAARSEPAPVGRVCAGAAIGCAAALAVSAGAAWELEPQHIALLVLLVPAGSTALAARLGRSGPHPLVGPAEVGAIVTGLLAVGLAARDRPVLALVLALCAVLACVAALRPESRRSAGALAAALFVLASWVRLAAWDVDVPEAYGLPVSVPALLIGAVRRRRDRTASSWTAYGAGLGATLLPSLLAAWADAHWIRPLLLGVSALSITLAGARLRLQAPLLLGGGVLAADALHELAPYVAQVAGALPRWLPPALIGLVLLGLGATYEQRPRDVRRIRAAFSRMR; encoded by the coding sequence ATGGCAGACATCCCGCCTCCGGCCGAGGAGCTCCGCATCCTCGACCGTGAACTGCGGCAACTGGACTACCGCAGGGCCGTGTTGACGGCCCGCCGGGCCTGGCTGGTCGACGTCCTGGCCGGGGCGGCGGCGCAGGCTCCGCCCCGGGGCCCGGACGCGGGCTCCGCGCAGGCGGACCCGGCGGCGTCCGGCGCCGTCCCGCCGGACCCGGCAGGGCGGTTGTTGCCGCCTGTGCCGCCGGCACAGGGCGTTCCGCCGGCGCCGGCCGCTCCCCCGGTCGCGGCCGGTGGTGGGGCGGCGCGTCCGGACGCCTCGCCCGTGCGCGTGCAGAACGTCCTGCTGGTGCTCGGCGGCGTGCTGCTGGCCATCGCGGCCATCGCCTTCACGCTGCTGGGCTGGGGGCATCTGGGCATCGCGGGCCGCTCCGCGGCCCTGGCCGCCGTGACCGCCGCCGCGCTGGGCGTGCCGGTGGCGCTGATCGCCCGGGGACTGCGTTCGACGGCGGAGGCGGTGGCGGGCCTGGCACTGGCGCTGACGGTGCTGGACGCGTACGCCCTGCACCAGGTCGCGCTGCCGGACGCCGGCGGCACGGGCTACGCGGCGGCCGCGGCGGCGGTGCTGGCCGCGGGGTGGGGCGCGTACGGGCTCGCGCTGCGGGTCCTGCGGGTGCCGCCCGCCGCGGCGGTGGCGGGCGCGCAGTTGCCGCTGCTGCTGTGGGCGGTTGGGGCCGGCGGGGGCGTGCGCACGATCACGGCGGTGCTGCTGGTGACGGCGGGCCTCGACGCCGTGCTCGCGGCGCGGCTCGGCCCGGCCGCGGCGAGGCGGATGCCACGGTGGGCGGCGGTGGCGGTGGCCGTGACCGGGTGCTGCGCGACAGGCGGCGTCGGGCTGCCCGCCGCGCTGTGGCTGTCCTGGCAGGCTGCTTCGCCCTGGGACGCGGTGCGCGCGGGTGGTCTCCTCGCGCTGGGCGCCGCGGTCGCGCTGTGGGCCGCGTGGCGTCTGCCGCGCGCCGCTGCGGCCCTCGGTGCGGCGCTGGTGGGTGGTGTGGCGCTGGTGGCCGCCGGGGACGGTGTGCTGCGGACGGTGCTGCCCGGGGCGTGGACGGTGCCGGGGTACATGGTGTGCGGGGTGGTGGTGCTGGCAGGCGCGTGGGCCGTGCGCGCCGGGGCGCCGGGCCCCGTGGTCCGCGGGCTGACCCGGGCGGGCCTCGGCGTGCAGGGCCTGGGCGTGCTGTGGGCGCTGCCGGTGGCCGTGGCGGCCCTGCTGGGGCCGTTGGGCCTGACCGACGGCGTCTGGTCGGGGGCGCCGGCGCACATCGGGTTCGCGGTGGGCGGTGGCGGCTCCCACGTCTCCCACGTCTTCAGCGGGTACGGGTTCTCCCCCGTTCCCCACCTCCTCGTGCCCCATCCCCGGGTGGCCGTCCTGGTGCTGGCCCTGGCTGCGGGCACCATCGCCACCGTGCGCCGGCAGCGGAACGGCGGCGCGCGGAGGGCCGGCGCGGCGGGGTGGTCGGCCGGACTGGCCTGGGGTGCGCTGCTGGCGCTCCCGGTGGCGTTCGAACTCCCCTACGGCGCCGTGGTCGCGGCGGCGCTGCTGCTGACGGCCGCCACCCTCGCCGTGGCCGTCCGCGCCCCGCACCCGGTCGTGGCAGCCGTCGCGACCGCGCTCGCCGGTCCGACCTCGGCCTGGGCGGCCTGTCTTGCGCTGCCCTCCGAGACGGCCACCCTGGTGGCCTTCTGCCTGCTGACGGCGCTGTTCGCGGCGGGCGCCGCGGCGGCGCGGAGCGAGCCGGCGCCCGTGGGGCGGGTGTGCGCGGGCGCCGCCATCGGGTGCGCGGCGGCGCTGGCGGTCTCCGCGGGCGCCGCGTGGGAGCTGGAACCGCAGCACATCGCGCTGCTCGTCCTGCTCGTGCCGGCCGGCTCGACCGCCCTCGCCGCCCGGCTGGGGCGCTCGGGACCGCATCCGCTGGTGGGACCGGCCGAGGTGGGCGCGATCGTCACGGGGCTGCTGGCGGTGGGTCTGGCGGCGCGGGACCGTCCCGTGCTGGCTCTGGTGCTCGCTCTCTGCGCGGTACTGGCGTGCGTCGCGGCGCTCCGGCCGGAGAGCCGCAGGTCCGCCGGAGCGCTGGCCGCCGCGCTGTTCGTGCTGGCCTCGTGGGTGCGGTTGGCGGCGTGGGACGTGGACGTGCCCGAGGCCTACGGGCTGCCGGTCAGCGTTCCGGCGCTGCTGATCGGCGCGGTGCGCAGGCGGCGGGACCGCACCGCGTCCTCGTGGACGGCCTACGGCGCCGGTCTCGGGGCCACGCTGCTGCCGAGCCTTCTGGCGGCGTGGGCCGACGCGCACTGGATCCGGCCCCTGCTGCTCGGCGTATCGGCGCTGTCGATCACCCTCGCGGGCGCCCGGCTACGGCTCCAGGCGCCGCTGCTGCTGGGCGGCGGCGTGCTCGCCGCGGACGCGCTGCACGAACTCGCCCCCTACGTGGCGCAGGTGGCGGGCGCACTCCCCCGCTGGCTGCCGCCCGCGCTGATCGGCCTCGTCCTGCTGGGCCTCGGTGCCACGTACGAGCAGCGGCCGCGGGACGTGCGCCGGATCCGGGCGGCGTTCTCGCGGATGCGCTGA
- a CDS encoding DsbA family protein: MNDSSTAPHAERPVLDVWCELQCPDCRSALGDLRALRERYGDRLELRLRHFPLDKHRHAFAAAQAAEEALEQGRGWPYVEAVLGRVDELGREGEPFLVEVARELGLDAEEFDTALVDGRHILAVDADQAEGKAIGVTGTPTYMIGGRRLDGGKSQEGLRARIEEIADGLLAGG; the protein is encoded by the coding sequence ATGAACGACTCTTCGACCGCACCGCACGCCGAACGTCCCGTCCTGGACGTCTGGTGCGAGCTCCAGTGCCCCGACTGCCGCTCCGCGCTCGGCGACCTGCGCGCGCTGCGCGAGCGCTACGGCGACCGCCTCGAACTGCGGCTGCGGCACTTCCCCCTCGACAAGCACCGGCACGCCTTCGCCGCGGCCCAGGCCGCCGAGGAGGCGCTGGAGCAGGGCCGGGGCTGGCCCTACGTGGAGGCGGTGCTCGGCAGGGTCGACGAGCTCGGCCGCGAGGGCGAGCCGTTCCTCGTCGAGGTGGCGCGGGAACTGGGCCTGGACGCGGAGGAGTTCGACACCGCCCTCGTCGACGGCCGGCACATCCTCGCCGTGGACGCGGACCAGGCGGAGGGCAAGGCGATCGGGGTGACCGGAACGCCCACGTACATGATCGGCGGGCGGCGCCTGGACGGCGGCAAGAGCCAGGAGGGCCTGCGGGCCCGGATCGAGGAGATCGCGGACGGGCTGCTGGCGGGCGGCTGA